The genomic window gacaaggtgactccctttTGTGCGCCTTCTGTAATCACCTCCTGGagcaaataattcgagctgcagatctgaataaagaaggtaaaatcttctataagagtgtacagcatATATCACCCGTCTTGGTtgaacaatcgtcgcactcgcggcttggctcccacgtcactgttgacagtcataacttcgaagtcgtagataatctatgttggaaccagcattaacaccaacaacaacgtcagcctcgaaattcaacgcagaataactcatGCCAGCATATACTCCtccagactgagtaggcaattgtgaaataaaggcttctctcgacgaacaaagaccaaatgcTTCAAGTTaatcatcatccccgtcctgctatataccATATAGAGCAGAGGCATGGGCGTTGACAGTATCTCattagtcgacgttacgagttttcgagaaaaaggttcggcggaagatttatggtcctttgcgcacaGGCAACGATGAATACCGCTgtcgatggagcgatgagctgtacaagatatacgattaaattgacattgttcagcgaattaagagacagcgataCGCTgcctagatcatgtcgtccgaatggacaaaCACtccagtactcgccgggggaagcagaggaaaaggaagacctccactacgttggaaagatcaggtggagcaGGAACTGGCtccaagcagcgaaaaggaagaacgactggcgcgctgttgtaaactcggctataaccgcgtaagcagtgtctacgccaataaggaagaagaagtattatattaaaaatacatatagaaatatatttcttacTCTGCATCAAGCAAAAAACTCAAGTGTACAACCTGTTTCGCCGTTGAGATTATTTTCGCCCATAACTAAATCTCTAATAGTTGCGCTTATAACATACTATAAATTCAGTCGTGTCCACAAACCAGTATACCAAATATATCAGCTGGTAGGCCACCTTTGCGTTTACTATTTCTCCCTTCGTCACTTATGATTTCTTCGCGAGTCGCAGGTGACTGACCCCAAAGAAATGCGTTGATTTCTTGTTATTTGCTATTCAATAATATTGAAGtgcttttttctttcaatattgacagtaaaaacaaacattaattacaacaacaccGTTAGTTATCATAATTTATGAATAAGTTAAGGAAAACAGGCGAGAAATGAGCAGAAGAAACAACAGAAAGCGAAAAATgttaggaaaaaaaaaacatggaaaAACGAGCTTCGATTTAAATATGCATAAGTGAGtgttaataaatattgttttttttttatttttttatacctaaacaaatttttcattaatttgttgtttttggttgtaaacacatagttttgttgtttctttactataatataaaattaaggatttgtatttagttattgttgttttctttctttctttttctttctattaatattacaatattatcgagaatggttgccacctgtttagaAATATTCTaccaaaaaagaaagaaaaacattGTTTAACTACAAATCTATGCATTTACAGAATTTCAGTAAGTAagcttttgattaaaaatttcattgatgagAGCTGCCACCTGTTCGGAATTTTAGATTAGAACaatgtaaagaaaattataacaatGCAGAAATCAGACTCAAAAACCTTCAGAGGGTttctaattgaaaatatttttatggaggttgccacctatttacattttttttgacaaaaaactaattaatatatgtatatataatcttACAATATGAATACATAAGAGCTTAAGAAAGCTTACATTTAAAAACCATATTCtagagagttgccacctattcaaaaaactttataatGAGAAAAGTTAAAGTAATTACTGCAATGCCGAAATCAAACTCAAAAACTTTCAGAGAGTTTCTAATTGAGAATACTTTTATGCAGGTTGCcacctaatttaattttttttatcaaaactctatataatatacatacatacatacatataagttattacaataaaaatgtataaaagctTAATATAGCTTAcaattaaaaatcatattattgaggtttgccacctattttaattttttttatcaaaagcctatataatatataaactattacAATATGGACGAACAAGAGACTTAAGAAAGCGTACAATTTAAAACATATGCTCGAGGGTTGCCAActaatcgaatttttttaatgacaAAAATCACATGTTAAAATAATTACTGCAAAGAGGAAATCAAACTGAGTAAGTTTCAGAGATTTTGCaattaaagtgaattttatgcgggttgccacctattttaaTCTTTatgtcgaaaaaaataattaatatatgtataaacgatTACAATTTGGATTTAAAAAAGCTTACAATccaaaatattgtttcaaattgttgccatctatttgaaatattttaattagaaaaattatgttattaagAAATTAGTACATACAATAACTGTTTCAAAAAAAGAGCTTTCAGacaatttgtaattgaaaatatttttttgagtgaTGCCacctaaattttaattttccaaaaattttaatactatacaaaatattaattaaggcataaaaaaataataagcctgcagttgaaaatattttgcaagagGGTTGCCACCGTTTGGAAAATTGCATGTCAAAGATATATGATAATATAGAGAATGAAGACGATATCGGTATCAAAATCAAGAGGTTGAAAAAAgcaaagattttaaaatatttataaagagtGTTGCCAACTGTTTTGATAAATctaagaatttaaaatatttttcacataattatatattgaATGCCTAGAGTGTGGCTATACAAGTGAAAGGGCTTAAGAAGGCTAagagtttaaaataattttcaaaagtgttGCCACCGTTTCGAAAATGACATGCCAAAAAAGTAATAGTATACAGAAAAGTATGAaacagcaaaattaaaataggtggcaacttttACGAAAGCTAggtgtttaaaataattttcaagagTGTTGCCACCGTTTTGAAAAtcgtgtgtaaaaaaaatatattatgtaaaaaactCTTAATATGgctataaaagtaaaaagttttaagaaaggtaagtgttaaaaatgtttttcagaaGTGTTGCCACCATTTTAAGAATTGCATGTCAAAAAGTAATAGTAATATATCGAATCACCACAACATGGGTATGCAACTGAAGAGGTTTAAAAAGgctaaaagtttaaaatattttccatgagTGCTGCCACCTTTTTGAATTTAGTAAGTCAAagcaatatattaatatatagaaTCTCTACAACATGGGCATAAAACTGAACAGGTTTAAGAGTaagtttaaagttaaaaatatttttcaaaagtcaaAAGGATTGCCAACTAAgagaaaattgtaatttatgagaattttgaataattattaattatttttttaatatttttataatattcctACTACCGTTCcacttttttttcttattttcatactTCATTCGCTGACAGCTTGCtgaaatatcttcaaaactatTTAACTGGCTCTATTGATGGCTCTGCCATTCTTCGGTCAGCATATTTATTATAAGACCGCTGCCATTATTGCCACAAAAGCTCTCACAAATTCTTCACTTTTCACTAACGGCTAAAGAAAGTCATAAAATATTTCGCTGTCATCGCTTTTAACAAATTCTTTTGCGAAAACATCACGAACGTCTTCATCAAGGCATAAAGTGAATTACCTCCACTATGGACGCGTGTGCAGTTGAGTGCTTGAGCAgctgaataaataaacaaaacgcACACTAAATGTTCCTCAGCACAATTTCCTGCGCTTAACTGCCCACCTCAGCTCGTTCCCTTTAACGTCACAACAACGAAcagttattatatatacatacaagtatatttgtaGACGTTCCAGCATCGCTTGAAAGTGGCTTGGTGGTGGAAGTGTGTCATGGCTATGCCTACACCTGCCACGACTGTGGACTTGGCagcaaaaactacaacaaaagcagGCACAATAAAAGCGCCAACAATGCTTGATTGCCTCTTCATATTTGATTTACTTTTTTCCGCTTGCACCCATTCGCTGTTGAGCGTTGCTTTCTCGCTTGCCTTCACTGCCTTAGCTTCGTGCCACAAATCGCTTCATATCTTCAAATGATTTctggatttttattttgttttttttttttttattattttatcggTTTTTTCGCTCCGTTGTGTCATAAACATTTCCGCGATTCATGCATTTCATCTATCTCATTCCAATTCCTCAGCCATTCTACATTTTTTATGTGCTTTGGTCTACCAGTGTTCGTCTGTTAGCCAGTGTGGTAGTCTTCGGTTATTCATTCATGCATTTCTGTGTCGAACAGTTAATGCGGATGTTATTAGGTTATTAGTTGCAACATTgtagttgttattattgttgcttttttgcTTGATTCACCAAAGGCATTTACTGTTGTGCTGAGATTGCCACTATTTATTCTCTTCCTGATGCTTCACTACTTTTATGCCGTTTACGTAGCGTCTACAGAAGACGATAAGCTTAcagataacaaatatttttataggagTGTTGCCATGTATTTATAAAGGTAATTcggtaatttatttttaagaggGATTTCATATCTTCAGTATTTACTAACATAAATACACTAGATTTATAATCCTAATTTATAATCCAATAGCCCAAAATATTGATAGGagctgccacctgtttgaaaactgtatgccaaaaaaattataaatacaccTACTGTTACATTATAGGTGTCAAACTGATGTCATTTAAGAAAGCTTTGTAGAGAAATTTTTGTTAGGagggttgccacttttctcaaaaattgtaattaaaaaaaaaagtattgtaCTAAAagcaaatagtaaataaaatatcagtATCAAgctataatattttgaaaacctttacactgaaaatattatttgaaagggATGCCacattcattgaaaattttaatttaattaaaaacgacAAAGAAATACTGCTTAAggtgaaataaaataagataaataaacATTACTATAAGTAATAatccacaaatattttaaaaaagatcacaatttatactacatatgttttcatgagtgttgccacctgctcgaaactattatttttttttaaattgccaagttaataaatttacaaataatacaATATGGCTATCAAATTTGTGAGCCTTCAGAAAGCTTAAGACTGAATGTATTTTATGAAGGTTGCCAACTTTatcaaaagttttaattaaaaaaaaatattataaaaacgaaTTCGAACTCTTACGTCAAATTATAGAGATATTATCAGCTGCTTAAGGCTTTAcgctataaatttaatttaaaagagaTGCCACTTTTATTCAAATTGTATAagagttaaaaatacaaaaaaggtgGCTTAAACTAAAttcaaataacataaataaacacTATTATATGGGGAACAAActgaatgaatttaaaaaatatttattttaattcaattaattatttaaaactcaGTTATTCTTGTGTTTAACGGAGTGTTGCCACTTGttcgaaatttatattttttataaagttgacaagttaaacaaattattacaaTATGGCTAACAAAGTCATAAAGCTTAACgccgaaaatttttttataagcgttgccaaatgtttcaaaattttatgtctATTAATTAGGCAGGAAATACTACATTATTAACAAGGGAAAGCTagggaaatttaaaaaacatagaAGTTTAAAATGAAACTGAATAAGGTTGCCatctaattaaaaataatattattgaaattgttaaaataaataaattcttacAAAACCACATCAAAGGAGTATAAAAAAGCTTAcggttaaaaacattttttttatagagttgccacttgttttaaaagtttaaaaaagctttcagttaaaaatatttttttcataccacctgttttaaaagttttaaaaacgataaattttcacaaaatattttatcattaaaaaataacctaaaatggcaaaaaaatgttagttgaaaatatttttggcagaGTTACCaccgttttgatttttttttttttattattgaaattgttaaaaaaaaaataagttattagAAAAATCAATCAAAAGAGTTTAAAAAAGCTTCAATTAGAATAAACTAAAatggcataaaaatatttcagctgaaaatatttctttgccacaggttttggaaattttagttccataaattttcactaaatattaaaaaataaattgaaaataatttttcaaaaagttactatcagttctaaatattttacttttattatcaTTTCATTAGATGCTTTAAGATCAatctaaaaagtaaaaacaaagcTTTCAGTTGAATGTTTTCGTAACTGTTTTTGCAGAGAATGGCAACCCTgatatttaaagcaaaaattttcactaaattttttaaaataaaaacaaattgggactttaaaatatcattaggttaaaaaaatttttttcagagagTGGCAACTCTAAAAAACATTcctataaaatttcacaaagtctaaaaacaaaacaaaaaaccaatttaaagagtttaaaaagtttgaaaaatttgaaaaggtggcaactctaaaaaaattaagcctATTAAGTTTcacaatatataaaaagaaaacaaaaacaaggtAAAAGAGTTCAAAAAAGTTtgcagttgaaaatattttgaagagcGTGGCAActctaaacaatttttgatactatattatatatacatatctatatgtatgtatatataaatttttttaaaatcaaatggtttgaaatcaaaattcatGCTTATTTTCTaccataaaattgaaataaatatgaaattaaaccataaaagtattttttaaataaaaagattttaggAGTAAAGTTGgggtttaattttaaaattatgtgtgAAAACACTTTTACAAACTtttatgaacaatatttttgcattttttatatttaatatttatacattttataatttcaggacctttatatattgtaatattccttagaaaattaccaaaaagtctaaaatatgatttctaaagccattcagccataataatgataaaaaagagaaaaccTTAATACGCCCCCCATTAAAACACAAACATAAACTAAAATAcgatactttttaaatatttaaaattttctaaaatggGTGATCTTGGAAGTAAATAAACATTATGATGCGTTTTATTGCCCTTATTAAAGCCAGGAAGTGCTGATtaatgtacacacacacaccagcaCACCTGCGTCTGTTTATGCCGGAAATGTAAGTACATTTCTTTCAAACAACAATTTCAAGGTTATAGCATTGCAAAGCACTTAACTAGCCGTTTAATGTGCATTCGGGGAATtaagtgtatacatacatacatatgtacatatatagaaatataaaagaaagtggaaaattatcTTGAGTACtccaaaagaaattcttaaaaaattatttaaaatgtttacaatttttggaaaacaaattttacaaataaaaataataaatacataagtaaatggcatatcttcaaaaataaaaatgaaaaaaactaaaatttttgttaaaaaaattgtattttttacgtttaagggaaataaaattttcagtttttaaaaaaatatttcattataaaaaatacattttttcagtattttggtaaaagaaaatttgcttcataaaaacatttcttaatgaattatttaaaatggaTATAAGaactatttaaagaaattatttgggAGTTAAATTTAtcctaaatttttcgaaaaaatatttaaaaaaataatagctaaaaatatgaaaaaatatttcaaaaaaaaaaattacattaacaaATATTCATTCTTAGGTGTTTTGGCAAAGAAAATATATCTAcggtttttaaaacaatttttcattataaaaaatataaatatttcttatatattttggaaaatgaaaataatttcccGTTCtcgcaacaaaatatttttttaaaatttatttaaagtatatacaaaaattaattcgcaaataaaatttaaactcaatttttcgaaaaaaataaaaaaaacttgctaaaggtattaaacaatatttcaaaaaaatttacttaagaTACTACTCGtacaaattccaaaaaaaaaaatcttaaacaaaTATTCATCCTTAGATGTTTTGGCAAATAAAATATGGCGacggtttaaaaaaaaaatctttattaaaaatatacatatttttaaaatattttaggaaaTAAAAATGATCCTTAGTTCTCGGATACAGtgtgtctaaaaaaaatattcaaaaaatatatataaaaactattcaGTAAAATTATTTCGGAAATTTGATTTATcctcaatttttcgaaaaaaatttgaattcgtgctaagaatatgaaaaatatttcaaaaaaaaaataagtaaaatattttttcaattttcaaacaaatattcatcattaagcgttttgccaaataaaatatttctacggttttcaaaaataatttctttataaaaaatatacataaatgttttgGATTCATTTCCAGTTAtcgcaaaaattatttaaaaatatatacaaatcattgaaaaaaacttttgcgCAAGTAAAGTTTAGCATTAAttctgaacaaaaatattattagaaaagTTAGTTGATATACGAGATTAAATAATTTGCGAagaaaaatttatgttaaatttttcgaaaaaatgtttcttacaaattaaaaaaaaaaaattgggaaataaaatgtatatcaaatttttcgaagaaatatttcataaaaatattaaaaaaaggaattaatatttatattaaatttttcgaaaaaatatttcttaaaaatattggaaaattttaaaaataaaatctatcTTAAAAACCGGTTATTTCagaaaaacacatatgtataacataaatttggaaaagtaAAACTGtttcttcataaaaaaaaactagaaaaaatatttagatatacaaATCTAAAATATTCAATGGGAAAtccttcaaaattttattaacaatacCTTTGGTCTTCAAACAATGCCTCAAATCCCTTTGTTTTCAAACGAAACGCCTTCACAGCCCTCAGCATAGCAggtagaaaatttataaattcaaatcccttttattgttgctgtaattAAAGGTCTATCCTCACCTCAGGGTTGCAACAGGTGATTAAGCAGTCGCTACCTGCGCAGTTAAACAAGGAATAGAGCAGCAAAAATCGTATAAAAGCTGCGACAGCAAGGACTTTGTCAACAAACACATTTAACGCACTGTCGCAGTAAGAACAGCAGCAAAAACTAAAACGCgctcaaaattaaaaagtttatataataaGTTTCAACTACACtatcaacttttaataaaaatataaaataaaagacaaTGGCTGATAATATCGATCTCTTGGACTACGAGGAAGAGGAGCTGATCGAGCCCACCATCGAACCAGAGGCCAAAAAGCCGGAGAAAGACGTGAAGGGCACTTATGTGTCCATACATAGCTCCGGCTTTCGTGATTTTCTGCTAAAACCGGAGATACTGCGCGCTATCGTGGACTGCGGCTTCGAGCATCCATCCGAGGTGCAACACGAATGCATACCACAAGCGGTGCTCGGCATGGATATACTGTGTCAGGCCAAGTCCGGTATGGGTAAGACCGCAGTCTTTGTGTTGGCGACACTACAGCAGCTGGAACCCACGGAGCATGTGCCCTACGTGTTGGTTATGTGTCACACACGTGAGCTGGCCTTCCAGATCGGCAAAGAATACGAACGTTTCGCCAAGTATATGACGAATGTAAAGGTTGGCGTCTACTTCGGTGGCTTGGCCATACAAAATGATGAGAAGTCTTTAAAAGACAAAATGCCACACATAATCGTCGGCACACCGGGACGCATATTGGCTTTGATACGCAACAAGAAATTGAATCTCAAGAATCTAAAACACTTCGTGCTTGACGAATGCGATCAGATGTTGGAGCATATTGATATGCGTCGCGATGTGCAGGAGATCTTCCGCAGCACGCCACACGCCAAGCAGGTGATGATGTTCTCCGCCACGCTAAGCAAAGACATACGTCCAGTGTGTAAGAAATTCATGCAAGACCCCATGGAGGTCTATGTAGATGACGAGGCCAAGCTGACGTTGCATGGCTTACAACAACACTACGCCAAGCTGAAGGAGAACGAGAAGAACAAGAAACTGTTCGAGCTGTTGGATGTGCTCGAATTCAATCAGGTTGTCATCTTTGTGAAATCTGTGCAACGCTGCATAGCGCTCAGTCAACTGCTGAGCGAGCAGAACTTCCCTGCGGTCGGCATACATCGTGGCATGTCGCAGGAGGAGCGTTTAAAACGTTATCAGGAATTCAAGGATTTCCAAAAGCGCATTTTGGTTGCCACCAATCTCTTTGGACGCGGCATGGATATCGAGCGCGTGAACATCGCCTTCAACTATGACATGCCGGAGAGCAGCGACACCTATTTGCATCGGGTGGCACGCGCTGGACGCTTTGGCACCAAAGGTTTGGCCATCTCCTTCGTTGCGGATGAGGCGGATAACAAAATTTTGAGTGAAGTGCAGTCGAGATTTGATGTGAAGATCACAGAGTTGCCAGATCAAATCGAATTGTCCTCTTATATCGAGGGACGCTGATGTGGAAAATAGTATATGAACACTATAATGCATGTTGACAATCCTAGTAATAAGTTTAGTTTAAGTATTTTGTATGgcatttattaagtaaaaaaaatcttataaaaaatattgaagaaaagtaaataaaaattagtttagtGCATCAGAATAAAACTTTTCTCTTATATTTGTATGCTCTACAGACAAAAGCGGTTTTAAAGTGTGATATTTCCTTCATGACTACGCCTCTCATAACTCTTCCCCTCTTTagttttttaacatttcattCTTCGTTGTTGACCCCTTTTATTAGCAGCTGTTTGTTGTTGAGAAATTTATGTTCAATGCTTATTATAAATACTTTGGCCAGCTCTTATTATGAGGAATTATTATCATCAGATCTTGTAGCACAAAAGTGGCCGCTTATACTCCCTTCCCCATCCCATCTACTCGTAGCCACCTGTTGCATTTTTAGTTTCCTCTAAACAATTCTTCATTAGTTAATGGCCATTAAAATAGCAATGAAGAGCAGTAAGAGAATTATCAGAAAGCAAGTTGGTGGTCGCTAAGAGTTACTTTTTCTCTGAAATTTGTTGCCCACTCGGCTCTTGAAGTAAAGATTGctgattttatgaaaaaatttcgaaaaaatactgaatataagtatatagactgttatttttttgctttaataatgGAAATTTCATAATATCACCATAAGATAAatgaattattaatatttttctttattaaagtatttcaagtttgttgcttaagtcttttgtgtaATGCGACATGCGCTTCTAAATCAAAGCGTGTATTGCTTAATGCGTCAAATATATGGTATTATAAATGTCAGTAAATGCAGAAagataaccaaaatttaaaaaagttatgttacaaagacaacaacaa from Bactrocera tryoni isolate S06 chromosome 5, CSIRO_BtryS06_freeze2, whole genome shotgun sequence includes these protein-coding regions:
- the LOC120778696 gene encoding ATP-dependent RNA helicase WM6-like; this encodes MADNIDLLDYEEEELIEPTIEPEAKKPEKDVKGTYVSIHSSGFRDFLLKPEILRAIVDCGFEHPSEVQHECIPQAVLGMDILCQAKSGMGKTAVFVLATLQQLEPTEHVPYVLVMCHTRELAFQIGKEYERFAKYMTNVKVGVYFGGLAIQNDEKSLKDKMPHIIVGTPGRILALIRNKKLNLKNLKHFVLDECDQMLEHIDMRRDVQEIFRSTPHAKQVMMFSATLSKDIRPVCKKFMQDPMEVYVDDEAKLTLHGLQQHYAKLKENEKNKKLFELLDVLEFNQVVIFVKSVQRCIALSQLLSEQNFPAVGIHRGMSQEERLKRYQEFKDFQKRILVATNLFGRGMDIERVNIAFNYDMPESSDTYLHRVARAGRFGTKGLAISFVADEADNKILSEVQSRFDVKITELPDQIELSSYIEGR